A section of the Campylobacter lanienae NCTC 13004 genome encodes:
- a CDS encoding class I SAM-dependent methyltransferase: MLKNSLYWDEFYKSEHKEIAKPTLFANFIYETYIKDQNIANLIEFGCGNGRDSLYFAKNNLSVTAIDSSHIAINALKKQNSDIRWINADFTISLDIRDKFDICYSRFTLHAIDDAGQNGLIENIKALLKPNGLFVIEARSINDGKFGLGQKVGKNAFIFDNHYRRFIDPNELKIALSNSGFNIIYIDESGEFAPIKDENCVCIRVVARY, from the coding sequence ATGCTTAAAAATAGCTTATATTGGGATGAATTTTATAAGAGCGAACACAAAGAGATTGCTAAACCTACGCTTTTTGCTAATTTCATTTATGAAACCTATATAAAAGATCAAAATATTGCGAATTTAATCGAATTTGGCTGCGGTAATGGTAGAGATAGTCTATATTTTGCCAAAAATAATTTAAGCGTTACTGCTATAGATAGCTCACATATCGCTATAAACGCTCTAAAAAAGCAAAATAGCGATATCAGATGGATAAATGCGGATTTTACTATATCTTTGGATATTAGAGATAAATTTGATATCTGTTATAGTAGATTTACTCTCCATGCCATAGATGATGCCGGTCAAAATGGCTTAATAGAAAATATCAAAGCCCTACTTAAGCCAAATGGCCTTTTTGTTATAGAGGCTAGAAGCATAAATGATGGCAAATTCGGCCTTGGCCAAAAGGTCGGCAAAAATGCCTTTATATTTGATAATCATTATCGCAGATTTATAGATCCAAATGAGCTAAAGATAGCTCTATCAAATAGCGGTTTTAATATAATTTATATAGATGAGAGCGGTGAGTTTGCCCCCATCAAAGATGAAAATTGCGTTTGTATAAGGGTGGTGGCTAGATATTAA
- a CDS encoding ThaI family type II restriction endonuclease, whose protein sequence is MSIYDKLFDDKLIIKRVKNKLPHLFQLAELESSRNGKLGMEIGSVRERILIALLMYKFGIDIVDPNIPITAPEIDVIVNNEPLSIKTMTTQNKSWMPIKLIWTVDHQKATEFKERYQPSCAMMIAKICWNSQGKLLLFSKKSQLEILNLIGKDRYIKLPKPNTNSRGVEITTEALAMLEQSSHTKCIDINFVRKNIDYREIYTKWLDAWIEDY, encoded by the coding sequence ATGAGTATTTATGATAAACTATTTGATGATAAGCTAATTATAAAAAGGGTTAAAAATAAATTACCTCATCTATTTCAATTAGCAGAATTAGAAAGCTCAAGAAATGGCAAACTTGGCATGGAAATAGGCTCTGTTAGAGAGAGAATTCTTATAGCACTTTTAATGTATAAATTTGGCATAGATATCGTAGATCCAAATATTCCAATAACTGCACCTGAAATTGATGTAATAGTAAATAATGAACCACTATCTATAAAAACAATGACAACACAAAATAAATCTTGGATGCCAATTAAACTAATCTGGACTGTAGATCATCAAAAGGCAACTGAATTTAAAGAACGATATCAACCATCTTGCGCTATGATGATAGCTAAGATTTGCTGGAATTCTCAAGGCAAATTATTATTATTTTCTAAAAAATCTCAACTAGAAATATTAAATTTAATTGGTAAAGATAGATATATAAAATTGCCAAAACCCAATACAAACTCAAGAGGTGTAGAGATCACAACTGAAGCCCTTGCTATGCTAGAACAATCAAGTCACACAAAATGTATTGATATAAATTTTGTTAGAAAAAATATTGATTATAGAGAGATCTATACAAAATGGCTAGATGCTTGGATAGAAGATTACTAA
- a CDS encoding ANL family adenylate-forming protein, whose translation MLNTLKSHKDKIAIIFKGQKFSYQELIDKIYEYQKLFKTQISNSDIIALKAIYSFENIAIFLALYLNKNIIALLPNSPNLDEYLKISNANKLINSNHQIQTISPTNTTIKTLNNQSGLIIFSSGTLSKPKAIIHNLNNMIENLKGKRPKSLKIILFLLFDHIGGINTLLSGLMSGSTLIIASDFSPKNICELISKYKANILPTTPSFLNLLLITKEYENHDLSSLKLITYGTERMDENILSRLKNIFKNTKFIQTFGTSETGILPTISKSSTSTYFKLNPNEYKIENGKLFLRSKTMFLGYMGLENNDKWFDSGDLIECDENGYIKIVGRDKEVINVGGKKLTASEVESCILELSQIKDALVYALPCELLGQMVACDVVCDLPKTEAKELIKSHCKAKLERYKIPLKINVVDKINITNRFKKDRKLR comes from the coding sequence ATGCTAAACACGCTAAAATCTCATAAAGATAAGATCGCTATCATATTTAAAGGCCAAAAATTCAGCTATCAAGAGCTTATAGATAAAATATATGAGTATCAAAAATTATTTAAAACTCAAATTTCAAATAGCGATATAATAGCCCTAAAGGCTATTTATAGCTTTGAAAATATCGCTATATTTTTAGCTTTGTATCTAAATAAAAATATAATAGCCCTACTACCAAATAGCCCAAATTTAGATGAATACCTAAAAATCTCAAACGCTAATAAACTAATAAACTCAAATCACCAAATCCAAACCATAAGCCCCACAAACACAACAATCAAAACCCTAAATAACCAAAGCGGCCTAATCATATTCTCTAGCGGCACACTAAGTAAACCAAAAGCCATAATCCACAATCTAAATAATATGATAGAAAATCTCAAAGGCAAAAGACCAAAATCACTAAAGATTATTCTATTTTTGCTATTTGATCATATAGGTGGGATCAATACACTTTTAAGCGGCTTGATGAGTGGATCAACTCTCATTATAGCTAGCGATTTCTCGCCTAAAAATATATGTGAGCTAATCTCAAAATACAAAGCCAATATCTTGCCTACTACTCCAAGTTTTTTAAATTTACTTCTAATAACCAAAGAGTATGAAAACCACGATCTAAGCTCTCTAAAACTCATTACCTACGGCACTGAAAGGATGGATGAAAATATCTTGAGTAGACTTAAAAATATATTTAAAAATACCAAATTCATTCAAACTTTTGGCACTAGCGAGACGGGAATTTTACCTACCATATCCAAATCTTCTACCTCAACATACTTTAAGCTAAACCCAAATGAGTATAAGATCGAAAATGGAAAACTATTTTTAAGGTCCAAAACCATGTTTTTAGGCTATATGGGTTTAGAGAATAACGATAAATGGTTTGATAGCGGAGATTTGATCGAGTGCGATGAAAACGGATATATAAAGATCGTTGGTAGAGATAAAGAGGTTATAAATGTAGGCGGCAAAAAGCTTACAGCTAGTGAAGTTGAGAGCTGTATATTAGAGCTTAGCCAGATCAAAGATGCCTTGGTATATGCCTTGCCTTGTGAGCTTTTAGGTCAGATGGTGGCGTGCGATGTAGTGTGCGATCTACCCAAAACAGAAGCAAAAGAGCTGATAAAATCGCATTGTAAAGCCAAATTAGAGCGATACAAAATCCCACTCAAAATCAATGTAGTAGATAAAATCAATATCACAAATCGCTTTAAAAAAGATAGAAAGCTTAGATAA
- a CDS encoding SDR family NAD(P)-dependent oxidoreductase — MSNIIITGTSKGIGNALAKLYLDEGHTIIGCSKSKPNITHTNYHHYTLDANDEKSVIDMIREIGRKFKVDILINNIGTASLNHIATTNLDLVDELYRVNFKTTFLFTKEVAKIMLKHRQGSIINISTIAVPLSLEGEAVYASMKSAIEKFTQISAKEFGYYGIRINALGISLTKTDLTKTLPKDKIDNILSKLIIKDYCEFQDIKNTIDFLTSDKSRLITAQTIYLGGVC, encoded by the coding sequence ATGAGTAATATCATCATCACAGGCACTAGCAAAGGGATCGGCAATGCCCTTGCTAAACTCTATTTAGATGAAGGGCACACTATCATAGGCTGTTCTAAAAGCAAGCCCAATATCACCCACACAAACTACCATCACTACACATTAGACGCTAATGATGAGAAATCTGTAATTGATATGATTAGAGAGATTGGGCGTAAATTTAAAGTAGATATCTTAATAAACAATATCGGCACCGCCTCACTCAATCACATAGCCACTACAAATTTAGATTTAGTAGATGAGCTATATAGAGTGAATTTCAAAACTACATTTTTATTTACCAAAGAGGTAGCCAAAATTATGCTAAAGCACCGCCAAGGCTCTATAATCAATATCTCTACCATCGCAGTCCCATTAAGTCTAGAAGGCGAGGCGGTCTATGCTAGCATGAAATCCGCCATTGAGAAATTCACCCAAATCAGCGCTAAGGAATTTGGATATTATGGTATTAGGATAAATGCCTTAGGTATTTCGCTGACCAAAACTGATCTTACAAAAACCTTACCAAAAGATAAAATAGATAATATCTTATCTAAGCTTATTATCAAAGATTATTGCGAATTTCAAGATATTAAAAATACAATTGATTTCTTAACTAGTGATAAAAGCAGATTGATAACCGCTCAAACCATATATCTAGGTGGCGTATGCTAA
- a CDS encoding DNA cytosine methyltransferase gives MQDYTVVSLFSGCGGLDLGISGGFCYLGKDYNKNPFKIIWANDINEKATKTLKLNFPNTHVICGDIVNILDNNHQNNSLFDNDFKLPKYADIVIGGFPCQDFSLAGKRKGLHVQRGKLYQSMAKTIKRLKPKLFLAENVKGLISWENGLAIKTITDDFTKLGYEVKYKLFNAADYGVPQTRERVIIIGIRNDIKAKLNWPMPTHSADVGANLKPWVTIKEAIGDLEDESLHNSLPNSGYSKAKLYQGKQGNTITKANKPAPTMRAEHHGNIEFHYSLPRRLSAREAARIQTFPDDFEFIKSTTDAYRQVGNAVAPVFAWHLAQMLKDILNQQGT, from the coding sequence GTGCAAGATTATACAGTTGTCTCTTTATTTAGTGGATGCGGTGGTTTGGATTTGGGAATTAGTGGAGGATTTTGTTATCTTGGTAAAGATTATAATAAAAATCCATTTAAAATTATCTGGGCTAATGATATCAATGAAAAAGCCACCAAAACACTAAAATTAAATTTTCCAAACACACATGTGATATGTGGTGATATTGTAAATATTTTAGATAACAATCATCAAAATAATTCTTTGTTTGATAATGATTTTAAACTACCAAAATACGCTGATATAGTAATAGGCGGGTTTCCTTGTCAAGATTTTAGCCTAGCTGGTAAAAGAAAAGGCTTACATGTTCAAAGAGGAAAACTATACCAAAGTATGGCCAAAACTATCAAACGACTAAAGCCAAAGCTATTTTTAGCTGAGAATGTCAAAGGATTAATATCATGGGAAAATGGCTTAGCTATTAAAACCATTACCGACGATTTTACAAAACTTGGATATGAAGTAAAATATAAACTATTTAATGCTGCAGATTATGGCGTACCACAAACTAGAGAGCGTGTTATAATCATTGGAATAAGAAATGATATAAAGGCTAAATTAAACTGGCCTATGCCTACACATTCAGCAGATGTGGGTGCAAATTTAAAGCCTTGGGTTACAATCAAAGAAGCGATTGGCGATTTAGAAGATGAAAGCTTGCATAACTCATTACCAAATAGCGGTTACTCGAAGGCTAAATTATATCAAGGCAAACAAGGCAACACCATCACAAAAGCCAATAAACCAGCTCCAACAATGAGAGCCGAACATCACGGTAATATCGAATTTCACTATAGTTTGCCAAGGCGATTATCGGCAAGAGAAGCTGCACGAATCCAAACATTTCCAGATGATTTTGAGTTTATCAAATCCACTACAGACGCATATAGACAAGTTGGTAACGCCGTTGCTCCAGTATTTGCATGGCACTTGGCACAAATGCTAAAAGATATTTTAAATCAACAAGGCACTTAA
- a CDS encoding MATE family efflux transporter, whose amino-acid sequence MSSKQLSLKALSVPIFFELFLRYLSLIINTLMVAAHSNFLVGAMGAGNQILDIFITIFTFLSIGCSVVITQAIGARDKILARKAIHQSLFLNSILGLICAAGIVWHGELILELMNVPKELMAQSSIYLYMLGICLFFDAVGIVLASIIRVYNRAYSVMFVTILMDGVTLIGNYYVLNFTQSELFGVGLSTIIGRVVAIIILIFILIYILKFIPKFSEFIKLERAVISKIIKIGGWAAGENLLWIVQYTIAFGFVASLGKENLSVQTIYFQISLFIMLIGQAISVANEIIIGKLVGAKKLQIAYKHTWRALYVSVLASFLVAFTSFLAQDETMNALNLNPSLKELMIPLFTLSIFLEVVRTFNIIMVNSLRASGDAKFCFFSGVVFMFGVSLPVGYILCFNFGLGILGVWIGFCADEALRGFVNSWRWKSKKWQTKAVV is encoded by the coding sequence ATGTCCTCTAAGCAACTATCTTTAAAAGCCCTTAGCGTGCCTATATTTTTTGAATTATTTTTGCGGTATTTGTCGCTTATTATCAACACCTTAATGGTCGCAGCGCACTCAAATTTCTTAGTTGGTGCTATGGGTGCGGGTAATCAAATTTTAGATATTTTTATCACGATTTTTACCTTTTTAAGTATTGGTTGTTCAGTAGTTATAACTCAAGCTATTGGCGCTAGGGATAAAATTTTAGCCCGCAAAGCCATCCATCAAAGTCTATTTTTAAACTCTATTTTAGGCTTAATTTGTGCTGCTGGGATAGTGTGGCATGGTGAGTTGATTTTGGAGCTAATGAATGTCCCAAAAGAGCTAATGGCTCAAAGCTCAATCTATCTATATATGCTTGGAATTTGCCTATTTTTTGATGCGGTTGGGATAGTTTTAGCATCGATAATTAGGGTTTATAATAGAGCTTATAGCGTTATGTTTGTTACTATTTTGATGGATGGAGTTACACTTATTGGCAATTATTATGTGTTGAATTTCACCCAAAGTGAGCTTTTTGGTGTTGGATTATCCACTATAATTGGCCGTGTGGTGGCTATAATTATTTTGATATTTATACTCATTTATATATTGAAATTTATACCTAAATTTAGCGAATTTATCAAGCTTGAAAGAGCCGTTATAAGCAAAATTATCAAAATTGGCGGCTGGGCAGCTGGGGAGAATCTACTTTGGATAGTCCAATACACAATCGCATTTGGTTTTGTCGCTAGTCTAGGCAAAGAGAATTTAAGCGTCCAAACTATTTATTTTCAAATTTCGCTATTTATAATGTTGATAGGTCAAGCAATCAGCGTGGCAAATGAGATTATAATTGGCAAATTAGTCGGCGCCAAAAAGCTACAAATAGCTTATAAACACACTTGGCGAGCCTTGTATGTTAGCGTTTTGGCGTCATTTTTGGTAGCATTTACTAGCTTTTTAGCCCAAGATGAGACAATGAACGCACTAAATTTAAATCCAAGCTTAAAAGAGCTGATGATACCGCTATTTACGCTATCAATCTTCCTTGAAGTAGTAAGGACATTTAATATCATAATGGTAAATTCACTTCGTGCTAGTGGCGATGCGAAATTTTGCTTTTTTAGTGGAGTGGTGTTTATGTTTGGGGTTTCGTTGCCTGTGGGATATATTTTATGCTTTAATTTTGGGCTTGGCATTTTGGGAGTTTGGATTGGATTTTGTGCTGATGAGGCGCTTCGTGGATTTGTAAATTCTTGGCGTTGGAAGAGCAAAAAGTGGCAAACCAAAGCCGTTGTATAA
- a CDS encoding nucleoside-diphosphate sugar epimerase/dehydratase yields MKNIVIFGTGAAGRAIYRAIATNNNIVAFIDNNKQNQGSKYMDIPIYSVDEILGLEFDFVYIGGIWADEMEAQLLNLGLKSDKIMVLDEKDISFSTPIRERLTDEIMRVLDRYFNEIEMDYFICNSGLISILRGRALSVVSDVDLYVMRYGDLEFLAKNLPNLLGGEYQVNLRYIQDDIRLKSGDIKRITITNSDGVVIDIGFFDDYGKFKICDYDDGRFFYFPRAIFDGGFDRINYKDFSLSVLKNYHQYLCFMYGENYIEIPKRFSSNDYLNLKTKAELDSLNI; encoded by the coding sequence ATGAAAAATATAGTTATTTTCGGCACTGGTGCAGCTGGTAGAGCGATATATAGGGCTATTGCTACAAATAATAATATTGTTGCTTTTATAGACAATAACAAACAAAATCAAGGCAGTAAATATATGGATATTCCTATTTATAGCGTTGATGAGATTTTGGGATTGGAATTTGATTTTGTATATATTGGTGGGATTTGGGCTGATGAGATGGAGGCTCAGTTACTAAATTTAGGCTTAAAAAGTGATAAAATTATGGTTTTAGATGAGAAGGATATCTCATTTTCTACGCCTATTAGGGAGCGTTTGACTGATGAGATTATGCGGGTTTTGGATAGGTATTTTAATGAGATTGAGATGGATTATTTCATCTGTAATTCTGGGCTTATATCTATCTTGCGTGGTAGGGCTTTGAGCGTGGTGAGTGATGTGGATTTATATGTGATGAGATATGGTGATTTAGAGTTTTTGGCTAAGAATTTGCCAAATTTATTAGGTGGCGAGTATCAAGTAAATTTGCGTTATATCCAAGATGATATAAGGCTTAAATCTGGTGATATCAAGCGGATTACTATCACAAATAGCGATGGGGTTGTTATAGATATTGGGTTTTTTGATGATTATGGTAAATTCAAGATTTGTGACTATGATGATGGGAGGTTTTTTTATTTTCCAAGGGCAATATTTGATGGTGGGTTTGATCGCATAAATTATAAGGATTTTAGCCTAAGTGTTTTAAAAAATTATCATCAATATCTATGCTTTATGTATGGCGAAAATTATATTGAAATTCCAAAGAGATTTAGCTCAAATGACTATTTGAATTTAAAAACCAAAGCCGAGCTAGATAGCCTTAATATCTAG
- the nrfH gene encoding cytochrome c nitrite reductase small subunit — MWFLVVVAIIIIAAGYTFYNAKGMSYFSDDSAACNNCHVMNDVYASWRKSAHSREINGKPIASCNDCHLPNEFVDKWIAKAQSGVSHAYAFTFKLDDLPQNFTATKMSKNMVQANCVRCHSQMVSVVVNPTTKINHANEQLSCVKCHASVGHTRGF, encoded by the coding sequence ATGTGGTTTTTAGTTGTTGTAGCTATCATTATCATAGCTGCTGGATATACTTTTTACAATGCTAAAGGTATGTCGTATTTTAGCGATGATAGTGCCGCCTGTAATAACTGCCATGTCATGAATGATGTATATGCTAGTTGGCGTAAAAGCGCCCACTCAAGAGAGATAAACGGCAAGCCAATAGCAAGCTGTAATGACTGCCATTTGCCTAATGAATTTGTAGATAAATGGATAGCCAAAGCCCAAAGTGGCGTATCTCACGCTTATGCATTTACCTTTAAGCTAGATGATTTACCGCAAAATTTCACTGCAACTAAAATGAGTAAAAATATGGTTCAAGCAAACTGCGTTCGCTGCCACTCTCAAATGGTATCAGTAGTGGTAAATCCAACAACAAAGATAAATCATGCCAACGAGCAGCTAAGCTGTGTTAAATGCCACGCTAGTGTAGGTCACACTCGTGGATTTTAG
- a CDS encoding diacylglycerol kinase, with product MKPKYHFYNNTLYALSGIKAMWRGEKSFRIEIFIIVPLFIVIWFLPLGALEQIALGVSLLFILAMESLNSAIEACVDLVSPDFHPLAKISKDCGSAAVFISICSAVLTWIIILYNLIW from the coding sequence ATGAAGCCAAAATACCATTTTTATAACAACACACTATACGCATTAAGTGGCATAAAGGCAATGTGGCGTGGTGAGAAGTCATTTCGCATTGAGATATTTATCATTGTGCCTTTATTTATCGTTATTTGGTTTTTACCGCTTGGTGCTTTGGAGCAGATAGCACTTGGGGTTAGCCTACTTTTTATCCTTGCGATGGAGTCCTTAAATAGCGCTATTGAGGCGTGTGTGGATCTTGTTAGTCCTGATTTTCATCCATTAGCTAAAATATCCAAAGATTGTGGTAGTGCGGCTGTATTTATCTCTATTTGTTCAGCGGTGCTGACTTGGATTATCATCTTATATAATCTAATTTGGTGA
- the tet(O) gene encoding tetracycline resistance ribosomal protection protein Tet(O) produces MKIINLGILAHVDAGKTTLTESLLYTSGAIAELGSVDEGTTRTDTMNLERQRGITIQTAVTSFQWEDVKVNIIDTPGHMDFLAEVYRSLSVLDGAVLLVSAKDGIQAQTRILFHALQTMKIPTIFFINKIDQEGIDLPMVYREMKAKLSSEIIVKQKVGQHPHINVTDNDDMEQWDAVIMGNDELLEKYMSGKPFKMSELEQEENRRFQNGTLFPVYHGSAKNNLGIRQLIEVIASKFYSSTPEGQSELCGQVFKIEYSEKRRRFVYVRIYSGTLHLRDVIRISEKEKIKITEMCVPTNGELYPSDTACSGDIVILPNDVLQLNSILGNEMLLPQRKFIENPLPMLQTTIAVKKPEQREILLGALTEISDGDPLLKYYVDTTTHEIILSFLGNVQMEVICAILEEKYHVEAEIKEPTVIYMERPLRKAEYTIHIEVPPNPFWASVGLSIEPLPIGSGVQYESRVSLGYLNQSFQNAVMEGVLYGCEQGLYGWKVTDCKICFEYGLYYSPVSTPADFRLLSPIVLEQALKKAGTELLEPYLHFEIYAPQEYLSRAYHDAPRYCADIVSTQIKNDEVILKGEIPARCIQEYRNDLTCFTNGQGVCLTELKGYQPAIGKFICQPRRPNSRIDKVRHMFHKLA; encoded by the coding sequence ATGAAAATAATTAACTTAGGCATTCTGGCTCACGTTGACGCAGGAAAGACAACATTAACGGAAAGTTTATTGTATACCAGTGGTGCAATTGCAGAACTAGGGAGCGTAGATGAAGGCACAACAAGGACAGATACAATGAATTTGGAGCGTCAAAGGGGAATCACTATCCAGACAGCAGTGACATCTTTTCAGTGGGAGGATGTAAAAGTCAACATTATAGATACGCCAGGCCATATGGATTTTTTGGCGGAAGTATACCGTTCTTTATCCGTATTAGACGGAGCAGTATTATTAGTTTCTGCAAAGGATGGCATACAGGCACAGACCCGTATACTGTTTCATGCACTACAGACAATGAAGATTCCGACAATCTTTTTCATCAATAAAATTGACCAAGAGGGGATTGATTTGCCAATGGTATATCGGGAAATGAAAGCAAAGCTTTCTTCGGAAATTATAGTGAAGCAAAAGGTTGGGCAGCATCCCCATATAAATGTAACGGACAATGACGATATGGAACAGTGGGATGCGGTAATTATGGGAAACGATGAACTATTAGAGAAATATATGTCAGGGAAACCGTTTAAAATGTCAGAACTGGAACAGGAAGAAAACAGGAGATTCCAAAACGGAACGTTATTTCCCGTTTATCACGGAAGCGCTAAAAACAATCTGGGGATTCGGCAGCTTATAGAAGTGATTGCCAGTAAATTTTATTCATCAACGCCTGAAGGTCAATCTGAATTATGCGGGCAGGTTTTTAAGATTGAATATTCAGAGAAAAGGCGGCGTTTTGTTTATGTGCGTATATATAGCGGAACATTGCATTTGAGGGATGTTATTAGAATATCTGAAAAAGAGAAAATAAAAATCACAGAGATGTGTGTTCCGACAAACGGTGAATTATATCCATCCGATACAGCCTGCTCTGGTGATATTGTAATTTTACCAAATGATGTTTTGCAGCTAAACAGTATTTTGGGGAACGAAATGCTGTTGCCGCAGAGAAAATTTATTGAAAATCCTCTCCCTATGCTCCAAACAACGATTGCAGTAAAGAAACCTGAACAGCGGGAAATATTGCTTGGGGCACTTACAGAAATTTCAGATGGCGACCCTCTTTTAAAATATTATGTGGATACTACAACGCATGAGATTATACTTTCTTTTTTGGGGAATGTGCAGATGGAAGTCATTTGTGCCATCCTTGAGGAAAAATATCATGTGGAGGCAGAAATAAAAGAGCCTACTGTTATATATATGGAAAGACCGCTTAGAAAAGCAGAATATACCATCCACATAGAAGTCCCGCCAAATCCTTTCTGGGCTTCTGTCGGGTTGTCCATAGAGCCGCTCCCTATTGGAAGCGGAGTGCAGTATGAAAGCAGAGTTTCACTTGGATATTTAAATCAATCGTTCCAAAATGCGGTTATGGAGGGGGTTCTTTATGGCTGCGAGCAGGGGCTGTATGGATGGAAAGTGACAGACTGTAAAATCTGTTTTGAATATGGATTGTATTATAGTCCTGTAAGTACCCCCGCAGACTTTCGGCTGCTTTCCCCTATCGTATTGGAGCAGGCTTTAAAAAAAGCAGGGACAGAACTATTAGAGCCATATCTCCACTTTGAAATTTATGCACCGCAGGAATATCTCTCACGGGCGTATCATGATGCTCCAAGGTATTGTGCAGATATTGTAAGTACTCAGATAAAGAATGACGAGGTCATTCTGAAAGGAGAAATCCCTGCTAGATGTATTCAAGAATACAGGAACGATTTAACTTGTTTCACAAATGGGCAGGGAGTCTGCTTGACAGAGTTAAAAGGATACCAGCCAGCTATTGGTAAATTTATTTGCCAACCCCGCCGCCCGAATAGCCGTATAGACAAGGTTCGGCATATGTTCCACAAGTTAGCTTAA